One Mobula birostris isolate sMobBir1 chromosome 23, sMobBir1.hap1, whole genome shotgun sequence genomic window, taagttcctctgaaagttgttttcattgagtcatggtgcacataaacagatctttcttgacaAGAGCAGTCTCTGTCAGTAACCTTTTTTATAGGACAGAGCACCTCCACAACCCACACCCCCAATGTCATCTCATTAATTGGAACATCTCATTTcattgactccaaatagcttttgtagaaggcattacccccagaggttcacatactttttgaaCCAAGACTgtaattgtttaaatggtgtactcagtgtttacaagaagaagtacaattgtctgtgtgttattagtttaggcagattgtgtttgtctattattgtgacttagatgaagatcaggccATATTTTAAgcgtaattaatgcagaaaatcaggtaattgcaaagggttcacaaacttttttttgcacttgtacattacactcagtggcctctttataaGGTATAGGAGTGGAACccgttgtggtcttctgctgctgtggtccatccacttcaaggttcagcgtgttgtgtgttcagagatgctcttttgctcTGCTCACCACTATTACAATGCAtgattatttgagctactgtcgccttcctatcaGTGTGAACCAGTCTGTCATTCTCTtgtaacctctctcattaacaaggcacttatACCCacggaactgccgctcactgttttttgtttatcacaccagtctgttttgtgtgtgtgtgtgtgtgtgtgtgtgtgtgagagagagagagagagagagagagagaaaatcttGGGATCAGCAGTGTCTGTGACACTCaagccaccctatctggcaccaacaatcattccacagttaaagtcagttagatcacatttcttccccattctgatgtttgatctgataactgaacctcttgatcatgtctgcatgctttaatgcattgagctgctgccacataattggctgattggatatttgcgttaacgagcagatgtataggtgtacctaataaagtggccattgagtgtattttgATATCTTAGCAGTTTCTGAATAAGTCATTCACTAGTAATTGGGAAAAAAATAGATTATTTTCCATTTTCAATCCAAAATTTAAGTAGTCAATAACTTACTTGTAAGCGgggtatataataaaaaaaattgcttTGCACTAAAGCAAGTTTGATTCAGTGCGCACTTTTCAAAAACAAAATCTTCTCCTGCTTTTtgaagtgaggaaatcaaagtaAAGCAAAGTCAATCTGCAGTAACAAATGAACGAATGTTTGAAGAGCGATCACTGTTGGAAGAAAGCTTTACTATACATTTAGGTAGGAAATTATTTTATAATATATGTTGTCTGTTCTTCAGTATAGTTTGGAATTTGTAATGTTTATCCATTTAGCCTGGTGCTGAAATTACCTGTACTTTCTTATACAATTTACAGGAGCCCAGTTGAAAACCATGCACAACTTGCGCCTAGTGAGAGCTGATGTCCTTGATTTTTGTAAACACAAGCGCAATCAGCAAAGTGGTGTTAAACTTCAGAGATTACAGACAGCACTGTCACTATATTCCACTTCCCTCTGTGGGCTTGTCTTGCTTGTTGATAACCGCATCAATTCCTACAGTGGTATCAAGCGAGGTATTTCAACACATTTTTTAAATTCAATATCTCTTATTGCAGAAATTGGCAAAAATATTTTACATGTTTTCACAAAAGGCTAGAAGTACTTgtcaagtcagacagcatcaatggagacagAATGATATGATACTAAAATAcatcctaggatgtgctgggacacatcattGGTGATGTAACCTAGGGTCAtcaggtgttttgggtcttttaaCATCAGATACCCTTGCCTAGGTGACCCAACCAGAGTTGATCAGGCCCAAGTTTGTGTCCCAGCAGTATTGGTCCATAGGTCACATCTCTTGATCCAGAGCCATCTGGAGGCTGGTTCAGtagcctctgtgatggtcctgatggctcttttctttgcagttcTGAGAGTAAGTTCTGCAGTGCGAGCAGCAAGAAAAACCTCTACACCCCATCTCTGTAGGCTCGCATCATGTGCTCTATCCCTGTCTCTTACACTGCTCTACCAGTTCCTAGTATTTAACTTTCTTACTCTCGAATGCCTCCTGAATCCAGTCTTCCCAAGGCactgtcagttctaccatgaccacctgTTTGGAGATTTCTGACAGAATGATCATGTCAGGCCTCAGTGATGATGATGTGATGAAGTCAGAgaactttaattgcttgccaTGTTCAACTTTCAGTTAAAATATTGTATAAAACAAGTTTtaagaggcagagtgaagagaagaGGAGGAGAAATCAAATGTAAGCTTTGTAACAGGATAGAAGCGTTTGAGAGATTAAATGATAAAGGTGATGATAGTGTAAGGCAAATGCTAATAGAATGCATTTACTAGGAATGCCAGTAATGGTAGAGAATAAACAGCTGAAAGGTGAAGACAATTAATTAAGTAGGGAGGGAATGAATTTGTGAGCGCAGGTCATGGAATGGACCCTTATTTGACAGAGACATAGGAAACTAATGTCATCAGAACAGATGCAATGCAAATAGAATTCTGAAAGAGTAACACATataatatgctggaggaattcaacaagtcaggcagcatctattgagagaaataaacagctgatgttttggggctgagaaccttcatcaggaattATGTCTGTATAGGAAGTGGAGTGGAAGGAGGAATGTAATCAAAGGTAAAGGGTTGATTAATTCCCAGTAAGCCTTTTCTAATGCATACTTCACCTATGAGATAGAGGAGAATACATGAAATAGTTCTTTTCCACATAAGAGAATAATAATCTATGCTGGCAAATATTTCTAGCTGGTGATATAAACGTAATGGTTTTGATTCCAAAGAAGGTTATAACGAGGAGATTCATCCTTTAAGTATTATTTttagcagaaaatacaataggCAACTATAAGACCTGATGTATGAATTTTCCTTGACTTTTGAGTGTTGTTTACTACATTGGTCTTTAAAGCTATAGGGCCAggaacaagggggggggggaacaagccTGTCTCTTAGGGGGTTGGAGGTGGGAATCAAATAAAATACCCCACTAAACCTGTAGAAATATTTAAATGCTCATCTGTGCAATATTTTCAGTGTAGGATCTTTGTTCTGTCGCTGATTACGTCATACAAAATCCATGAACTTCCGTCTATTTTCTGATCGGCACCTCTCCAATTACATAAAGTTGTTATACTGAGACCAGTTATGATTAAACCATATTACATTTTCCACAGTAATCCAGTTAGCTATCTTCTCTATTTAAACACCAAGAATAATTACTTTAATTATCATAAATCACTAATTAGTTCATTTAGTCAAAGTAGTGTTATTCCATGATCTTCAATCAAGTTTTGGTAACCTCACCTTTGATTGAGGGTGGTTTCTTAATGTACAGAGTAATTTCTGTTAAGGTGTTTTACTTGTCTAGGTAATTCTTACAGTTTTAACGAACATTTTTGTTGCTCTTTATGGGCATTtaattatttttcctctctttgctGTCCACAAGTACCATCAATAATACCGATAAAAAGCACAGTCTGTCTAATTCCAACCATTTCATTAACAATTTTGTCCCCCAGAAGAACAGGCAAAATATTGAGTAAAAGAAAGAATGTCACATTTAACATGAGTTTCATAGTTAGGCAATAGATCATGGAACCATATGGAACCAGGAATACCTTTTATTAAATCCACACTATTGAGCACTGGATACCTTTTGATATGTCATCACAATTATTATTGTGAAGGACTCATTATATAGACAGAATAGTTATACTCATTTTTGCAAGTATTTGATATTTATAGCTGGATACTTCCAACAAGAAAGGCTAGAAAGTGTACAGGACTGAATATTCTTCCTGAACTGGGGCACATAATCCAGTTGTGGCACAACTATTGATTTCCCCAGCTGGGATAAAATATTACGGCCAGTAAGTGGACCTAATCTGTGATCCAAATTTGTGTGTAACTGACAGATTTTTCAGTGTACAGAGTAATATGGCGTCCTTTGCTTTGTATTgactttgcttttttaccaccataaaaaaaaactaaataataatGCTGTCTTATAATGTACATCAGGAAGAGCAATGCTACGCAATTCCAATATTTGATTTATTCGTGCTGATCTTGGAAAATTAAGTTATTTGTCAATGCTATTAATTGTTGTTTCTTTTATATATTTGCTAGATTTTGCAACAGTTTGCCAGGAGTGCACAGATTTTCATTTCCCTAGAGTGGAACAGCAGCTTCAGGTTGTCCAACAAGTTGTACTTTATGCAAGTGCTCAACGTAACAAGAAAATAAAGGAAAGAGCTGGTAAATTAGAAAGTACACAGTTGAACTGGAAACTTGATTGTGATTTTGTTTTGTCTGACCAAGTTATACAATGAACAAAGTTGCTTCAAATCACATTTGTGGTCCGAATGTTTATATACCATAACTCCTATGAGGAAGCTAGCTTTAAATCTTCAGTATTAATCAAAAAGAATTATCTGTTATTATTGCTAACACTTTATCTTTTTTACCTTGTGACGAAAACCAGTGTCTCTTATGAGTACAGCTGGTGTTCTGTGACATCTCAGAGTTGCCTGTCCCTAACCAAAAGTTCATTACTAATTTCATAATCTGGAATTTTCACAGCAATTTCCATCTTACACATGTGGGAGCTGACCTGCGGATTTATATCAATTACTTATTTTGTTATGAGTGTAATTGATTGTCTTATTTTGGACCAAATTAGTGATGAGAATGATGTAATTATCAACACTTGTGTAAAAACATAGGAAATCTAACCATAGCTTCAGAAAGTATCTATTTGTAGTTAACTCAGCAGTCAAGTTGGTATCTTGATTTCCTTTTCTAGATTGCAGTGATAGCAGCCTTCTGCCACTAATCAGTGGAAATCAGAGAACTGATAAGTATTCCAACAACTGTGAAGCTGTTCTGATTTCAAGAAACCCAGAAAATGTTACACTTTGTTGAATGGGGTGCACTCAAATGAGACTTTTAATATGTATAAACCATATCTACCCTTTGGCTTGAGAAATTAATTTTGTGTGTGAAGTGTACACTGATAATTATTTCATTGTTCctgatttttactatttttactcTATTAAAGTTTGTGCATGATGTTTAAGCTTTTAACATAATCTTATGCATATGGCCCAATTTTTGTTTCACACTGAGGAATGCAAAAGTGTTAGTTAAGAGTTAAAGCTTTTTAACCTGGATTTTATGGACTGCTATGAAATCTTGGTTGTATTTGGCTGGTCATCCTGCTTGGTGACTTCACTGTTGCTATGACTGGCAGAGATTCTCATTGGCTGATACCTGACAGAAACTGTCAATGAGAAAGGAAATGTTAGCACCACTGGATCTTTGAGGGTTATGATTCTGAGTGTCATTGCTTCATTGCTGACACACAAAATCAAGGCTAATAAGTTACAATTGTACATTTCCACTCATAGACCTTGTGCACTGATTATCTTAAAACACTGGTTGATCtattaaatatcaaaaaaaaattgaaagcaaCTCATTCCAGTAGTTTCTAAAATAattcatgccagaatctattttTTGTACAAGAGTTACCAAATGGAAATGGGGGGAGTGAAGATAAGTCAAAAATCGGAGAAAGAAATCCATCAAATATTTTACCAGGTAAGTGGAACTGCAAACTACATTGAAAGTTAATATTTGGCATTCTGATTTTCAATCCCTCAATAGGATTGAGCCAGGCTCTGGGAGATTTATAGTCATGGGAAAGACATTATTTTGGCCTGTATATGGCACTCTTGTCATCAGTAATTTTCAACTCCTGGTTTTCAGAATAGATGTGACACTGCATTTCTAATGGGCATTGCGTTGACGATTTCCATATCTGTTGCATCCTGGAATTGCTCCATTTAATAGAACTTTAGGAAAGGAACTTTTAAATTTCAATAAAACtcttaattgtaagactcttggcagtgtggaggatcagagatatcttagggtctgtgtccataggacactcaaagctgctgcacaggttggcaatgttgttaagaaggagtatggtgtgttggtattcatcagccatgggattgagttcaagagccatgaggtaatgttacagctatataagatcttggtcagaccccacttggagtactttgttcagttctggtcagctcactacaggaaggatgtggatacaagagaaagagtgcaaaggagatttacatggatgttgcctggattagagagcacgccttatgagaataggttgaatgaacttggccttttctccttgaagcgacagaggatgagaggtgatctggtagaggtgtgtaagatgataagagacattgatcatgtggatagtcagaggcttttgcccaaggctgaaatggctgacatgagGGAACATGGTTTtcaggtgcttagaagtaggtgtAGAGGGACGTCAAGGgtcagtttttcacacagagtggtggatgcgtggaatggattgctggtgatggtggtggaagtggatactgtatggtcttttaagagactcttagataggtacatagagcttagaaaaatagaggactatgtggtaggggaattctaggcagtttctagtgtAGGTTACATTATGACCAAAGGgctataatgtgctgtagatttctatgttctatgcagtTTCTCGTTCATCAACTTTAGTATTTGGGAGTATTGATCATCTATTAACTCAGCAGTTCTACTGAGCATTTCTTCAGAATAAAAGTGGTATCAATTGCAGGAATCAATGCAAAATTAATGTTATATAATTcatttgagattttttttgtaaAAACAATATACAATGAGAATCAATAATATTTTGTTGGGTCCTTGAAAGCTTTGACTTTGATCTTACCATGAAAATGCTCCTGATGTTGTGAGACCAGATAATACAGTATATTAGGAGTGGTCAGCCCAGCAGCCATTGTTATTTATCATGGTGCATGTGATGTAAATATCTTTGCAGTCTCTCACTCAGACAATAATACAATCTTAGGAGGAGACTGTGCTTGGACCAGTATTGCCATGTGGTCTTGTGCTCGTGTCTTTACTGAATCCTTCCACATTCCTTCCATGACAATATCAAAGATTGCAATCTCCCCGTACACGGGTGTTGAGTATCAGTTTGCCTGCCCTTTTAAGATGTGGACTAAGATTTTTCTCATGGTTAGAATAGAAGACTGCCTTCACTTCATCCGAAGTTTCCAAAATGACCAATGATGACAATATAAGGTTAGCTATACACTAGAGTAAGCCATAGTGTCATAAGGCGTTTACTAAGTGTGCTGAGAGAGTCACTGAGACATTATTTTTCTCGGGAAGATCACTTCATAAAGACAGCAATCCCTTTCCCGTTTGCCCTTCCTGAAGAAGATATACCTAATACCTTGTCCTTTAAGCTGGCCACCTTCTCACTCGGAGCAGTGATTTTAGTATCAGTGTCCAAATTCCTAATCTGGAAAGTGTTCAAAACTTTGGCTGTTGGCATATTCCACGAGGATCTTGATATTCCAGGTTTAGAACTTCATGTTCTCGAGTAGAATTTGTGTGCATGTAGTTTCTACCCCACACAAAATTCACTGAGTAAGGTCTTAATCGAGTAGCAAGAGGCTCCAAGATAACTAGAAACCAAGCTCTTTTCTGTGGCTGTTAACGTTTACGTGCACATGCCATTTGGCATGTGAACACTTGCTATTGTGCGTGTGTGGGATCAGGAACAAGAGCCCTTGCACACTGCATCCCTCATCACTACACATTCCCATCACCCACTTTCTCAGGCATCTGTTTCCAGCTGTGACCCAGCCCAACGTACTTGCCTCTGAACTCTACTTGGCAGTTGAAAATTGACGAAAAGTGTGTTTGAGGATCAATTGTTCAGACCTATTACAAAACTCATTCTCTCTGGCAGTAGTGATCCCTCCCCTCCTATGCATTTCGGAGACCGGGATTCCTACAAGTGGCACAACCATTACCTTCTCTGCAGAATCCGCCAACTTTGTGCCCTATCCCAGGCCCACATCCCCAACTTTGAGGCTCTAGTTGCAGGTCCTGTTTATGAACCTGATGTCAGGTTCCCCAAACACGTACTTTTCTTTGAGCTCCATCATGGAAGTAATACCCAGATGGAGGAGAAGGTGGACAGTTGCGTTCAAAGCCTCTCTGCTAACACCTGGAATTCCCCAGCCTATGACTGCTCGGAAGGAGAAGGTGCATTTGGAATGGTATTAAAAAGCAAAAGTTCATGCAATGAGAGGACTGAAGCAGTTGCATTAGTGGCAACAAATAACCCTCCACTCCTCCATCGTTCTTGGGCTCATCCTGCCCTGTCTGTGGAAGAATTGCGGTCTTTTGGAGTTTTTGGAATGGAAAAGGCCAAGGAAGTTCTGACTAAGATGGATAAAATTCTGAAGTGCATAGATGGGGTAGACTTTTCAAAACTATCTGCTAAGCAAAGGGGTCTATAACTAGAACACATAGAGTAGGTGATAAGAAATTTAGAGGAGATGTGGAAAGAATTTTTTTCACCTAGAAAGTAGCTGAATCTGGAGTGCACTGTCAAAAAGGGTGGAGGAGGCAGGAATTCTCACAACATTCCAGGAAGTATTTAGACGAGCACTTTAAATGACATGGGTTAGAAGTCTTCTGTCTGAGTGCTGGAAAATGGAATTATGTAGTTAATTTCTTGATTGTTTACATGTTTCATGGTGTATAGTTCTATGACAGGTTAGCCATGATAGCTTATTTAAATATTCAGTTGTTCATGACACAGGGAATGCTCCACAGCCAATCCAAAACCAAAGCTTAATGTAATCAGTAAACCTATGAAGTTTTTTTATGATATGGAGTTGCATTGACCGCATATTAGTTCACCATGACAACCAAGATGAATGCTATCCATTAATTAAGAAATGTGAGTGATTCTTTATTGATAATCTGTATTTGCCTAATACATGATATATATCTCTTAGATACTAACAATAATGAATAATGTTTTCCACGCCTTCAGTggttatttttcttaaatgttttaACAGTGTTGGTGCGTTTTAAGTGATATTAAACAGTAAAAACTTAACATTCTTTCTACAGGAGAATTTTACACGACGAGGCATTCTAATCTTTCTGAAGTTCATGTTGTTTTTCACCTGTGCGTGGATGATAATGTAAGATCTAGCAATATTACAGCCCGTGATCCAGCAATTATGGGCCTACGGAATATTCTGAAAGTCTGTTGCACTCATGACATTACAACGATCACAATCCCTCTATTACTAGTGCATGACATGTCCGAGGTAAGTAGAAAATTGTTAAGGCGAACAACATCAGTCAGTGTTCAAGTGATTTATAATATCAGCTGAAGGcataagaaacattaaaaaaataaagaCAGAACATTCTGGAAATAAGCAGCAGATGAGATATTTTGTGATTTGACAGAAATAGAGTTAATGTTCCAGTTAGATGACATTTCATGAGAACTCAAAAAACTAGAAGTAAATGCAGTTTTAATTTTGCAATGAAAAGAGGCAGGGAACAGAAGGGAAGGTCTGTGCTAGTGTAAAGTTATCAGCTGTGGTATTCTATATTAAATGGATTGAAGGCAGTGAATATTAATAGCTATGTCAAGAACAGGTACAGACAGGAGGAAGTAAATTAAATCTGATATTACCAATAGAGGGGATTAAAAAGTGTGGAAATGTGAAATATGAGGCTATAATgactaattttaaaaaatcagaaactTATTATCCTGTAATCGttcataattttctttcttctacatAACTTTGTTAAATTAACAGATTTGGCAAACAATTACTTTAGACATTTACTTCCAAATCTGGTTGGAGTACAGAattagaatcagctttattatcttATATGACATCTTATATTGTCTTATTAGTTGTCTTGCAGCAGCACTACAGGGTAAAGACATAAATActataaattaataataaatcgTGCAAAAGAAAAGAAcactgagatagtgttcatggaccattcagaaatctgaagatgGAGGGGAAGTAGCTGTACCTGAATCATTGAGCCTcagtctccaggctcctgtacctttcctTAACAGTAGAAACAAGAAGAGTAGATGGTGAAGGTGCTTAATGATAGATGTTGTCTTCTTGAGGCACATAATGCACTATCGGACTCTACAAATGAAGACTGATCAGATCCTTCTGCTATTTTGTTCTTTTCCTATAGTCTGCAAAACTTTCACGAAAATTTTCATTTATCCTAGTTCTAAACACCTTTCTCTGGTTTCCCTTCTACTTCTCCACAAGTTGTGTTGAAAATTTTCTGGTCCATGTTGTCCACCTCCTTCTCCAGCGATCCTGTTCCCACTGAATATATATTTGTGGTCTCCAAAAAAGAAATATTGACATATCAATTCTCTCCTGAGTGATTATCTCTGCTGCTTTAAATATCTCCATAATAATTCTTAAAGAAGTGACCCCTTAATCCCTTCATCCTGCAAATTATTACTTGTCTTCAATTTCCTTACAAATTCTTTTACCAATCGCAAATTTCTTGGAGAaattcaaacattcaggcttcaTTTCTTGCTGAATATCAAAATCACAAGGTCATGATTTTAATATCCTCATCTTTGTTTTCAAATCCCTCCATCGTTATGTCTTCTTCCTACTTTATATTGTTATCTGATTTTGTGTTGTTATTCTACTCTAGTCTCTATCCGATTTTAATTGCTCCATCATTGTTTGCCGTGCATTCATCAACTAAGGCTCACTGAACTACTCAGCCTTTCCACCTTTTTCTTTTTTCAAGTCTCTTCTTAAAACTTCTTTGACCAAAGTACTGATGTGCCTTTGTGTTGTATTTTATTTTGGAACATTCCTATGCAAATGTTTTTTCCATTAATAGTACTTAACAATTGGTGCAGACTGCACTGTTCATAACCAGTCAGTGTTGCACGTTTTATTTCGGGGAGACCAGCTTAATAAAATAGAACAGGTCTTTCTTTTAATGTTAACAGGATTTGAGATTACATGTCATATTCTTACAAAGTGACCAGAGACTGGCACATTTGTATAAATAATAATTTATCTGAGTTTTTGATTGCTTTAATTGAAAGGTGGAAAAATTACAGAAATTACTAGCAACCTTTTGTatctttttcataaatgctgtAGTTTCTAAACTGTGTTAAAATAGATTGGATGAAAAGCTAAAGTCCAAAAACAATATTGCACAATGCTGAAAATGttctttaatctttttattatttacaAAAGATTGCACACAATTTCCTGGTTTTGCATTGCCTCCTTTCTAAGCATATTTCTGAGATCATCTGTGAAATTCCTAAATCTTGCTAAATTGGTATGGTGAATGTCTAATGTTGAGCTGAACTACTTCATTATTAAATAGTTTAGTATAATTTCTAGTGTATAGATAGGAAAATGTAACCCAATATCTCATACATTATTAAAGTTACTGTTTATTAGATGTATTTAATTGTTCACTACAAAAAAAGTGCTTCTTGTAATCTGCCTGAGTAAAATACTGTTTTATTATCAATGTTCTCTCACAATGTCACCAAGTCTAGCTTCATACCTCCTCTCCTGCATAAATTAAAAGTTAGCACCTGTGCTACAGTATGCTTACTCCATACTTCATGAAATTTTCTTGCTCTGTATTGATGATGAGGCCAAGCACAGAGCTAAGGACAAAAAAGATAAAATCAGTGAAAATATTTTCTCTTAGCCACTGACATTATGTTGTTTAAAGGCACCAACACTAGAGGTAATTCAATAAATGATTGCAGGCGTTGAGATTACGATGAAATAAATTTCCCCATTTTGGATGGAAAGATGGAGATGGGGGAAGGAAATAGAAAACAccaatttaatttgattttgtagAATTGTAAGTATCTGCTGTTGAAAATGGTTTAAGCTGCATTCTGGTACATTTCATAAATCAGTCAAACTTTACTCACATTTTTCACCCTATAAATTATATTAAATTGTTGTCAATCCACTCATTATATTCTGTACATTAGTTATGTATTTCAGTGGGAGATTATACTTGTCATAGAATTTGTTATATCATTTTGAATTAAATTAAAATGCAACTCAAATCTTATTTGGGGAGAAATGAAATTTAATTCTAACAAATCTAGCTTtaagttattttttaaaaattgctgcaGCCAATGCACAGAATCAAAATTAAAGATAGCATCCTTCCAAAACAAAGGTACCCAAATTGACAGACAAGCATATTTTCAGGCTTCGAGCTCATAATGAAAATTCACTTACACATCTTTATCTGATTGTGGATCATTTCCACAACTAACAGGGCTAAGAACAGTACAAAATCCAAGTATGACTACTTGATGTATTCCTGGGAAAATGAGAAAACACAATATTATTCTGGTAGTTTGAACCATGGAGGATAAATGGCCAGATGCTATCTGGCACTTGAAATATATTGACATTTACAAGCACTATGCACAGAGCCAAATATCAGATAGTCATAGATACTGTGCAGACCtacctgaaaaaaaaactcaaatgcAAATAGAAAAGTAATCCTTTTGGAAAATCTGGAGATAAAATTTTGTAGATAATGAAACCAAGAAATAACCAGTGCTGCACTaccatttcatttatttttattattaaaggTTATTGAGACTCATTTGCAAGTTAATTTATGATATGAAATGACCATTTATTAATGCAACTGCTGTTGAATATTTCTGGTTACATGATAGTTTATCCATAACGCTTCATATATTTGCAGGAGATGACAATACCTTGGTGTCTGAAAAGGGCAGAGCTTGTGTTTAAGTGTGTAAAAGGTTAGTAAGTTATTAAATTTGTCAATTAATTTTAGTACCTTCTGATTAACAATGCATTTATGTGGTTGGGGGAATCAATGTTTAAAATGAGTGTGAATCATGGAGGTTGCATAATGTGTCTCCAATAATAAAACTTACTGTTTGCAGCTAAAGATTAGACTTAAccgttttttttccttttctactGACTTCTGTTGAACAGTCATgtgctctgtactctgctttatCAAGCCAACTAAACACAGTGCACTATGTTTAGTTGTAATGAACAAGACAATCTAAGGGGGTGCCCATTTAAATCTTTTATTGcagaattaaaggcaaattgcagcagataCTATTTATAGgaattggaagcagcatctccaacaccatcacactgagcacgggggccccccagggctgtgtgctcagtccactgctgtcactctgctgacccacgactgtgctacaacacacagctcgaaccatatcatcaagttcaccgatgacacgaccatggtgggtctcatcagcaagaacgatgagtcagcatacagagaggagatgcagcagctaacggactggtgcagagccaacaacctgtctctgaatgtgaacaaaacaaaagagatggttgttgacttcaggaggacacggaataacca contains:
- the ferry3 gene encoding ferry endosomal RAB5 effector complex subunit 3 isoform X2 — encoded protein: MELKKLQERQSVEMDKVMQELGKTLRDQDVNSVAAQHFDSQQVLENKWASELKQLMTIQKQEYQEWVIKLHQDMKNPNNSTVSEEIKVKQSQSAVTNERMFEERSLLEESFTIHLGAQLKTMHNLRLVRADVLDFCKHKRNQQSGVKLQRLQTALSLYSTSLCGLVLLVDNRINSYSGIKRDFATVCQECTDFHFPRVEQQLQVVQQVVLYASAQRNKKIKERAELPNGNGGSEDKSKIGERNPSNILPGEFYTTRHSNLSEVHVVFHLCVDDNVRSSNITARDPAIMGLRNILKVCCTHDITTITIPLLLVHDMSEEMTIPWCLKRAELVFKCVKGFMMEMASWDGGTSRTVQFLVPQSISEEMFYQLSNMLPQIFRVSSTLTLTSKR